One window of Cucurbita pepo subsp. pepo cultivar mu-cu-16 chromosome LG19, ASM280686v2, whole genome shotgun sequence genomic DNA carries:
- the LOC111781637 gene encoding splicing factor U2af small subunit B-like — MAEHLASIFGTEKDRVNCPFYFKIGACRHGDRCSRLHTKPSISPTLLLSNMYQRPDMITPGVDPQGQSLDPRKVQDHFEDFYEDLFEELSKYGDLESLNICDNLADHMVGNVYVQFREEEQAANALHNLNGRFYAGRPIIVDFSPVTDFREATCRQYEENVCNRGGYCNFMHLKKISRELRRRLFGRNRRRRSRSRSQSQSPHRHHGYDERPHGGRERGSSRRDGDKDPRYHDRSRRPRSRSPRHRGGRSRSPGGRRNRSPGRESSVERRAKIEQWNRDREKADNGSGHQDDGGSNDLVQNEDEFDPSKQY, encoded by the exons atggcgGAACACTTGGCTTCAATTTTCGGAACGGAGAAGGATAGGGTTAACTGCCCCTTCTACTTCAAGATTGGAGCCTGCCGACATGGAGATCGCTGCTCCCGGCTTCACACTAAGCCCAGCATCAGCCCTACACTTCTTCTCTCTAACATGTATCAGAGACCTGATATGATCACCCCCGGCGTTGACCCTCAGGGCCAATCCCTTGATCCTCGCAAGGTCCAAGACCACTTTGAG GACTTTTACGAAGATCTGTTCGAGGAGCTGAGCAAATACGGAGATCTTGAAAGCTTAAATATTTGTGATAATTTGGCTGACCATATG GTGGGCAATGTTTATGTTCAGtttagagaagaagaacaagctGCTAATGCGCTTCATAATCTTAATGGACGTTTCTATGCAG GGCGACCTATAATTGTTGACTTCTCTCCGGTGACGGATTTCCGAGAAGCTACTTGTAGGCAATATGAGGAAAATGTATGTAATCGTGGTGGCTATTGTAACTTTATGCATCTGAAGAAGATTAGCAG AGAGTTGAGAAGGCGTTTATTCGGGAGGAACAGGCGCAGGCGTAGTAGAAGCCGAAGTCAAAGCCAAAGCCCCCATAGACATCATGGATATGATGAGCGTCCACATGGTGGTCGTGAACGTGGATCTAGTAGAAGAGATGGAGACAAGGACCCTCGGTACCATGATAGAAGCAGGAGGCCTAGAAGCCGTAGCCCTAGGCATAGAGGGGGACGGAGTAGGAGCCCGGGAGGAAGGAGGAATAGAAGTCCTGGCAGGGAAAGTAGCGTTGAAAGAAGGGCTAAGATCGAACAGTGGAACAGGGACAGGGAAAAGGCAGACAATGGGAGTGGTCATCAGGATGATGGTGGAAGCAATGACCTTGTACAAAATGAAGATGAATTCGATCCTTCTAAGCAGTACTAG
- the LOC111781810 gene encoding enolase 1-like gives MATIQSVKARQIFDSRGNPTVEVDLVLSDGTLARAAVPSGASTGIYEALELRDGGSDYLGKGVSKAVENVNAVIAPALIGKDPTEQAQIDNFMVQQLDGTVNEWGWCKQKLGANAILAVSLAVCKAGASVKKIPLYKHIANLAGNKNLVLPVPAFNVINGGSHAGNKLAMQEFMILPIGASSFKEAMKMGVEVYHTLKAVIKKKYGQDATNVGDEGGFAPNIQENKEGLELLKTAIAKAGYTSQVVIGMDVAASEFYGTNKTYDLNFKDENNDGSQKISGDALKDLYKSFVSEYPIVSIEDPFDQDDWEHYAKMTSEMGEKVQIVGDDLLVTNPKRVEKAIKEKTCNALLLKVNQIGSVTESIEAVKMSKRAGWGVMASHRSGETEDTFIADLSVGLATGQIKTGAPCRSERLAKYNQLLRIEEELGSAAVYAGANFRKPVEPY, from the exons ATGGCTACGATCCAATCCGTTAAGGCAAGGCAGATCTTCGACAGCCGTGGAAATCCCACCGTCGAG GTTGATCTTGTGTTGTCTGATGGAACCTTGGCTAGAGCAGCTGTTCCGAGCGGTGCATCTactg GTATTTACGAGGCACTTGAGTTGAGGGATGGAGGATCTGACTACCTTGGGAAGGGTGTGTCAAAG GCTGTTGAGAATGTCAATGCCGTTATCGCCCCTGCTTTGATTGGAAAG GACCCAACTGAGCAAGCCCAGATTGACAACTTCATGGTTCAACAACTCGATGGAACTGTAAACGAGTGGGGGTGGTGCAAGCAAAAG CTTGGAGCCAATGCCATACTTGCAGTGTCACTTGCTGTTTGCAAAGCTGGTGCTAGCGTGAAGAAAATTCCTCTTTACAAG CACATCGCCAATCTTGCTGGTAACAAGAACTTGGTTCTTCCCGTTCCTGCATTCAATGTCATCAATGGTGGATCACATGCAGGAAACAAGCTGGCAATGCAG GAGTTCATGATTCTACCGATTGGAGCTTCTTCATTCAAAGAAGCCATGAAGATGGGTGTGGAAGTTTACCACACTTTGAAG GCTGTCATCaagaagaagtatggacaggatGCAACAAATGTTGGTGATGAAGGTGGTTTCGCCCCTAACATCCAG GAGAACAAGGAAGGTCTTGAATTGCTCAAAACTGCAATTGCCAAAGCTGGTTACACTAGCCAG GTTGTTATTGGAATGGATGTTGCCGCATCTGAATTTTATGGGACAAACAAGACCTATGATTTGAACTTCAAAGACGAG AACAATGATGGCTCACAGAAGATCTCAGGAGATGCTCTTAAGGATCTGTACAAGTCTTTTGTCTCTGAGTATCCTATCGTGTCTATCGAAGACCCATTCGACCAAGATGACTGGGAGCACTACGCAAAGATGACCAGCGAAATGGGAGAAAAGGTTCAAATTGTGGGAGATGATCTCTTGGTTACCAACCCGAAG AGGGTGGAGAAGGCCATCAAGGAAAAAACTTGCAATGCTCTTCTTCTTAAGGTTAACCAAATTGGATCCGTCACTGAGAGTATTGAGGCCGTGAAGATGTCAAAACGTGCTGGTTGGGGAGTGATGGCCAGCCACCGAAG TGGAGAGACCGAGGACACTTTCATTGCTGATCTGTCTGTTGGTTTGGCCACG GGTCAAATCAAAACCGGAGCTCCATGCCGATCGGAACGTCTTGCTAAGTACAACCAGCTGTTGCGTATCGAAGAGGAGCTTGGGTCAGCTGCAGTGTATGCTGGAGCTAACTTCCGCAAGCCTGTTGAGCCGTACTAG